TGCGAAGCCACAAAGCTTGAACATGGAAACTGATTGTGCTCTTTCAAAAAGGTCATTTGCTCTGGTAGCAAGTGCGacactttcttctttcccttcatcTGGATGCGACTGCTGTCCTGCGGTTTTTGCGCCGGCGTTTTGTGAGAGCTGTATACCTGAAAGGGTGTCGCCTTTCAAGCGCAGGTCTGTACTGAAGTCTGGATTCATCATGCCCGTTCAGACTAGTCCACCGTCAGTACCGGATTCATTCCCATCCTTTATGTCAGTGTTTGGTGGGAGACCACCCAGCATTGCCGACAAGGAGGAGCAGGCGACTGCAGTTAAACCTCTCGAAGTACCCACTAATGTCACCGTTAATACGTCGCGACGCCCCCTTCCTTTCAAGCACCGTGAGAGCATCTCATCGATGACATCAGCGTCTACTGATTCTTCGCCGACCACCACCATCTCTACCTTCGATTCACCTTCCGGCGCAGAGACATCCCCCAGCTCTTCTCCGGAATCTCCGACGTCCATGCCACTGTCGTATACCAAATTCATGCCGCCACCGCGCAATGTCGAGAGCCACTCGCTCTCGACAGCCCATAACAACCTTTCTAAATTATCGTCCGATACACCGAATCCTGTGCGCCCGGACTCTCCCGGCAGGCGAGCACGAAACTTGAAGAATTTATCCTTGAGGATGCCTCCCCCCTCACAGTCTTCCCGCCCTCCAATTGCTACAGCATCCGTCGTTGAAACAACCTCGCAGCACCATTTGTCTGCGCCACCGTCGCCAGTACACATCCCCCCCCGAAGCTCACGCCGGAAACCGGCAAATCTCACTATTCGGACTCCCGGCTTTGATAGATCGTTTTCTAGCAATATCTCTGAAATTCCTCCTACCCCACTCAGCCGGCAACCTTTGCGACATACCGaatcttccccatctctAAATTCGATCTTCTCCCCGTCATTTGGTCCCAAAGGTGGCATGCAATTACCCAGGCCCATGACCCATCATGGCAGTCGACGGCTATCGGCTTCGGAGGATAACCCATCACCTTTGCAGCCAGTCCCCGATGAAAACTCAGTTTCTGGCGGTGTGCTCCATGaattggaggaggaggatgatcaCCTAGACTCGAGAGAGTCTACTAGACGCAGTGAGCGGGGCTACCCGAATGGGCCTATCCAAATCTACGACTCCGGAGTCTATTTGTACTTGGAACCGACAGTACAAGAAGCGTCCCAGTTTGATGTTGTCATCAACGTGGCCAAGGAAGTAGTAAATCCATTCACTAACACAACGGCCAAGAATGGATCTGTTATGAGTGTCCTTCGGAATACGTCCACAAA
The sequence above is a segment of the Aspergillus oryzae RIB40 DNA, chromosome 3 genome. Coding sequences within it:
- the dspD gene encoding putative protein-tyrosine phosphatase (dual specificity phosphatase), whose amino-acid sequence is MPVQTSPPSVPDSFPSFMSVFGGRPPSIADKEEQATAVKPLEVPTNVTVNTSRRPLPFKHRESISSMTSASTDSSPTTTISTFDSPSGAETSPSSSPESPTSMPLSYTKFMPPPRNVESHSLSTAHNNLSKLSSDTPNPVRPDSPGRRARNLKNLSLRMPPPSQSSRPPIATASVVETTSQHHLSAPPSPVHIPPRSSRRKPANLTIRTPGFDRSFSSNISEIPPTPLSRQPLRHTESSPSLNSIFSPSFGPKGGMQLPRPMTHHGSRRLSASEDNPSPLQPVPDENSVSGGVLHELEEEDDHLDSRESTRRSERGYPNGPIQIYDSGVYLYLEPTVQEASQFDVVINVAKEVVNPFTNTTAKNGSVMSVLRNTSTNPKPSPIEVPGTAMSDISFKSAFEYPPNESSPGTPRHDASKPEYIHVGWDHNSEILDDLYPLCELIDSRISQGKKVLVHCQLGASRSASLVIAYGLYKNRQLDFNSMYEIVKGRSRWVGPNMSLIYQLTDFRSRLLRGGPSKPAPEEWFAEGPRRGSEPQPSRTEALNQPEIVTPAGPASCAGLSQASTSSLSVPSTNQTTPTSADSLSFPKTPSHKRSLSPRPLTLRKSSFQVGDSAVRSIRPESVLNPWRTESGPYSLAKTDFFVRDGPVEPPALFSPRTTGFLAAPMSQSISSQLENNGLHGLRFGSRIADPRSPPPGNERLIMRNIDEFL